Proteins from one Streptosporangium becharense genomic window:
- a CDS encoding MvdC/MvdD family ATP grasp protein — protein MSSPHVLVLTGARDPHADRVAALLAGRGARVTVFDPPDFPVAASVELAYEPGGPVRRVLRTRDAAVDLDAVTALWWRRPSGPASAHPELTDPAVAGYAAKECHALMTGLWENLPCRQVPARESVFRRAGDKAAQLALAVELGFAVPDTVITTDPEAFLDFHDRHDGRIVTKPFQVPFADGVGGDLHVQRLCEPVSARDVAYARGLRFCPVIVQELVPKRVELRVTVVGRRIFAAEIHSQEANRTGLDWRCYDTGVTPHRPHELSPDVAARCLALTDRLGLAYGAIDLILTPDGRHVFLEINPNGQWLWIESLTGLPISEAVCDYLLEGA, from the coding sequence ATGTCCTCCCCGCACGTCCTCGTCCTCACCGGCGCGAGAGACCCGCACGCCGACCGCGTCGCCGCCCTCCTCGCCGGCCGCGGCGCGCGCGTCACCGTCTTCGACCCGCCGGACTTCCCGGTGGCGGCCTCGGTGGAGCTGGCCTACGAGCCGGGCGGCCCGGTCAGGCGGGTGCTGCGCACGAGGGACGCGGCCGTCGACCTCGACGCCGTCACGGCCCTGTGGTGGCGCCGCCCCTCGGGCCCCGCCTCCGCGCATCCCGAGCTCACCGACCCCGCCGTGGCCGGGTACGCGGCGAAGGAGTGCCACGCCCTGATGACCGGTCTGTGGGAGAACCTCCCCTGCCGTCAGGTACCCGCGCGCGAGTCGGTCTTCCGGCGGGCCGGGGACAAGGCCGCGCAGCTGGCGCTGGCCGTCGAGCTCGGGTTCGCCGTACCGGACACCGTGATCACCACGGACCCCGAGGCGTTCCTGGACTTCCACGACCGGCACGACGGCCGGATCGTCACCAAGCCGTTCCAGGTGCCGTTCGCCGACGGCGTGGGCGGCGACCTCCACGTGCAACGATTGTGCGAGCCGGTCTCGGCCAGGGACGTGGCCTACGCCCGCGGGCTCCGCTTCTGCCCGGTCATCGTCCAGGAGCTGGTGCCCAAGCGGGTCGAACTACGCGTCACCGTCGTCGGCCGCCGGATCTTCGCGGCGGAGATCCACTCCCAGGAGGCCAACCGGACTGGCCTGGACTGGCGATGCTACGACACCGGGGTCACGCCGCATCGCCCGCACGAGCTGTCACCGGACGTCGCCGCCCGCTGTCTCGCCCTGACGGACCGCCTGGGCCTGGCCTACGGGGCGATCGACCTGATCCTCACCCCCGACGGCCGTCACGTCTTCCTGGAGATCAATCCCAACGGCCAGTGGTTGTGGATCGAGAGCCTCACGGGCCTGCCGATCAGTGAGGCCGTCTGCGATTACCTGCTCGAAGGAGCCTGA